The segment ACTACTTCAGATGTTTTTAATGTCAAGTACCTCTCTCGATATTTCCCTCCAGATCAGCCTCACGATTCACAGACGAATCTTCTTCACCTCGGGGGACCTGATGCAGCAGCATCCTAGTACCTTCAACGTCAAGTTTTCTTTTTAAGTGATTTCCTTTTTACTTAGggtttatgttttttcttttctattagGTTAAATATTCTAATGACGATTTAAGAGTCCTATGTAAGAAACTCTCTTATGGCTTTTGTAAGATACActtttgataattaataaactAGCTTTGTGCTTTATACTTTGATAGAGATTCGATTCAATTCGTCTTGTTCGAGAAGCCTTGAAAGAGATTCGATTAGATTCATTTTCTTCAAGTTGCAAGTCTCTAGTGATTTCAAATCGAAATCCCTAGATTGAGCTGATATCTGTTCTTATCCGCCATCACACCAACAACATAAAGCTGAGATCATAATTGGACCCATTTGGAAATGAAGTTAAAACATGGTCCAACAATTGGTCAAAAACTTTTAGTTTTTATAGTTGGCGTTTTGTCTGGcttataatttaatcaaaataaatgtttttcGACCAAGCTTTATTGAATATATATAGCTAATTTTTCACATTTAaacaaattaacaatattttttaggTTTCATTGGCCAAATTCCAAAATCTCTCgattatattctttttttacaCTGGATTATCATTCCAAGGATTAATGCAACTCTCCACGAAGACCATGTCCTAGGAGAAAAAGGTCTGAGAAGTTTAAAAATCTAACTCTCAGACGAGACTAGAAAACAACAGAAACAAGAAAACAGAACTCACCAATAGGTGGGTACTACAGAGTGTTCTCCTTACACCTGACAGGAGAAAGTGCTTGCAACCCAAGCTTGAAAGCTATGAGGAGGACACCTCCTCTAACAACAAGTTCCTCAGCCATCTCAGACCTCACAAAGCCACATATGATCGGGTTAAACCATTTAAAAGTCGAgtgattatttttaaacaaattataCAACGTAAGTtatgttttttatataattactGGTATATGTTTTTTCAATATTTCAATTGCGCAGGTCTTGTACTactatatacaaaattaatcaaatgtctatttttttttacaacacaATCAAATGTCTATAtctcataatcaaaaatattgaaCTCAAAGATACAATAAATAATACTCCATAGTTTCATAAAAAATGCCACTTTGATATTTTTcacacaaatttaaaaaataattaaaatacattaaattttttattaattacacatatttaaccaatagtatttgaaataaataaaattatttattaaatcaatgtatttgtaattaattttaaactgAAAGTTGcagatgatatttttttttgtaacatgaaAAAAATGCTAAAGCTATAGTTAATAGGAAACAAATCAGAGATCTAACGAGGTCCGATCCGATGGTTCCTAAGATGACATCAATGGCGGTCGCTAGACCTCTCTGCTCACACTCTTGCTTGTTCCTCGCCTTTTCACTCGTCTCCATCGTCTCGCTTCTCTTCTTCTCAAACTCCTTACTATCCGACCCAAATCTAAGGATCTCGCGCGGTACCGTCGAAACGGGCATCAATGTCTTCGTAGCTGAGCTTCCGAGATCCCTAAACTACGGTCTCCTCGACAAGTACTGGTCCTCTCCTCCAGATTCACGCATACCCAGCGACCCTGACCACCCGACCCGGAAACCCAATCCACCCAAACCCGGTAAATACCCGGAGAACCCTCTGATCAAGCAGTACAGTGCAGAGTACTGGATGATGGGAGACCTCGAGACTCCACCCGAGAAACGAATCGGATCTTTCGCCAAAAGGGTTTTCAGTGAATCCGAAGCTGATGTAGTGTTCGTGCCCTTCTTCGCCACGCTAAGCGCGGAGATGGAGCTTGGGAATGGCAAAGGCTCCTTCAGGAAGAGATCTGGAAACGAAGATTATCAGAGGCAGAGGCAAGTTGTCGACTTTTTGAACAAGACTCAAGCTTGGAAGCGATCCGGTGGACGTGATCACGTTTTCGTCCTAACCGGTACCAAATCTTCTTACAAAAAAACAATAGATCTGATAGACTTAGAATCTTTAATCTGTTGGATGTAATGTATTTGTTCAGGTTAGTTAAATGTTGAAGCCTTCTTTGGCAGACCCTGTTGCAATGTGGCATGTCCGCCATGAGATTGCTCTCTCTATTCTTCTTGTCGTGGATTTTGGAGGATGGTTCAGGCTAGATTCTAAGTCTAGTAGCTTCCCTGAGAGGATTGAGCATACCCAAGTCTCTGTCATTAAGGATGTGATTGTTCCATACACGCATCTTCTTCCTAGGCTTGATTTGTCTCGCAACCAGAGACGGCACAGTCTTCTTTATTTCAAAGGTGCTAAGCAACTTACTTTTATCTCAATCATTATATGTCTTCATAGCAAATGGTCTGTGCTCTTAgtaattttgtatatatgttCACCTTGACAGGGTGGGTTGATTAGAGAAAAGCTATGGGACTTGCTGGTGGATGAACACGACATTGTCATGGAAGAAGGTTTCCCTAATGCAACTGGAAGAGAACAGTCCATAAGAGGGATGAGAAACTCAGAGTTCTGCTTGCATCCAGCAGGTGACACTCCCACTTCATGCCGTCTCTTTGACGCCATTCAAAGCCTATGCATCCCTGTGATTGTCAGCGACAACATAGAGCTCCCCTTTGAAGGAATTCTAGATTACTCAGAATTCTCGGTCTTTGTCTCTGTAAGTGATGCGTTAACACCTAAATGGTTGGCTAATCATCTCAGAAGCTTCTCCGAAAGAGACAAGGAATCATTTCGAAGTAGAATGGCAAAGGTGCAGTCAGTTTTTGTGTATGATAATGGTCGAGCAGATGGGATTGGACCGATCCAACCTGATGGTGCGGTCAATCACATATGGAAGAAGGTACAGCAGAAGGTGCCAATGGTGAAGGAAGCTGTCATTAGGGAGAGGAGAAAACCAGTTGGTACTTCTGTTCCTCTTCGCTGTCAATGTATCTGAATTGTCGAACCAAACCCCCCCCACCCCCTCCCCcaaaagatttgtttttttcgttttgtttttgttcacgAACATTGTTGTGTCATAGTATAAAATACTATACCAAAATGATTTTGACAAACAAACATTTTCTTTTGTATAATTATCCTGAGGATTTGTTGCTACAGACTGATTGTGAATCATACAAAAATTTGCTCTTAGGACTTTTAGCTATCGAGTGGTTAAGTTACAtggaataataatttaaaaaagacaTTCAACAGATTTTAAACTTCCAAaataatcacttttttttttcattcttataACAAAAACAATACTTATACAAATCTCAACTGACACTTGTTTTCTTAGTACAGACTTCCACATGCTTGAAACTCCCTTTGGATTAATGTAATGGAGAAAAAGGGAACAGAGACAATCCAAACACTAACATCCACCCCCAGAAACTTTGCTAAAAACTGCACAATAACAGGGTGAATAACAACTGGACCTGTCTCTATTTACAATATCAAATGAAAGAATCATAAAAACGAGTTTTGATTTTGAGTATtataatcaaataataataataataatagcttaatgttttttttttttggtttttgtccTTCAAGAGTCGCTCTCCTTGGATTGAACACACCATTGGTCAGGGACGCATAAGAAATGAGTCTTCATGAATTTCCTGAACCTCGTCTTGTAGTCAATAGGGCTGATCACTGTCGGCTGCACGTTCTTTGGAACCACCAAAGACGATTTGACCCACGTCTCTAACTGCTTGTCCCATGTGTATTGCCTCAAGTAGTCTATTATCCCACACACTAGCTCATGACTCTCATCATCTACTCCAACCAGCAATGAGTAGTCCATCACGTTTATACTCTGCAGATTTTGTTCACAATTTATAAATAAGTTGATTGCTGTGTAACACAAATATATACTGAACATATATATGTgtcatgagagagagagaaaaagaagaactcacGGTCAGGAAGGCTGTGTCGTTGTAAACCGCTCTTTGCAGATTTTGCTTTGATGTCTTGCTAACGTAAAGAGGGGATTTGTTCATGTCGTTGACGAAGTTCTGATCCAACAGAACATCTTCCGCGCCATTAGCAGAAGTAGCCGTAAACCGAGCGTGTAGAGCGCCTTTGAGATCGTATTGGCGAGtaatttttctgccaaaactgAGATTCTCCATTACCATCAGGTCGTGCCTTATCTCTTTACCGCTCTTTGGCTGCCTTACAGTTACCTGTAAAAATAGCAATCGAAGCTCCTTCAAAATAAAGTCCTATCCGTTTCTTTAACGATTTAGGCAAAATGCTAATGGTAGAATGGTCAAGAGATGATTCTAAAGACATTATTACCTGATAGATCCCAAGAACTTTGGCAAGACAAGTCTGGTTGCCTAGATCATACGAGTCCTTCATGTACTTGAAATATTCCGGAGCAAACGTCACAAATGATTCGTACTCTGTCTTCTTGATCTCTTTTACAATGAACCTATCATCCAAAGTCTTAGCGAACACTGATTTGCTCTTCCCGCCCTTGGCATCCCACGGCTTACAACGGCTAAGCGAAGCAATATAGTCAAGCTCTGAGGAGCAACAACGCTTTCTGAGGTCACGGAAATCATCTGCATATAGGCACACAATAGAGTATTTGGGTTTTCCCACTGATTTGAGTGACCCAAAAGTAACAAGGACCTCTGGAGGTGGTATTTCCAACCGACTCGTACTCTCACTCGCGAAACGAGAAACCTCACGGTCAACAGTTTGCTTAGAATCTTGATCTTTATCCAGGAACCCTTCGAGTGATCCATGAATGCACCTTGAAAGAGGCAATCTGTTATCAGCATTGCTCAGATGGGCAAGCGCGCAAGCTATTAGGCTCGAGACCTCGTCTTCATAGTCTGACACGATAAAATCTTCATCCCTCAAAGAGATCCGCAGACGAGAACCTTCCTCAGTGATTATTTGGTTCACCGCATGCAGGTTATCTTGGGTGAAATTGTTAACATACTCAAATTTCAACAAGTATTCCTTCTCCACATCGACAATAGGCTTTGATCGTAGATCTTCAAATGGCAACCAGAACCACTCATCCCAGCCTAAGATGTGTGGCCCATTAGAGGCAGCAACCTTCCCATCCGGTGGATCTCCACTATCTGGAATTAATTCTTGTTCATTGGCTGAATGGATATTAACAGCCAAGTGAGTGTCAAAATGATCGTTGATGGGAGAGGTTGTATCAGGCCCGGGGCTGGACAGAGTTTGCAATTCATTATCTTCAGATTCTTCCATCTCCCCAACAGATGCACCCACAATTGGAATTTCCTTGTCTTCAACAAGTGGTTCGTCCATGCCTTCATTGCTACCAGAATCAGAAACTTTGTCCTTATTTTCATATCTTGTCAATCCAGTCTCAAGATTGGTCTCTACACCTTCTTCATTTATCTTCTTCTCACCACTTGAAGGTAGCAAACGATTAGATAAAACCAGTGACTGCAATCGGTAGTTCCAGGTGAGAGCTTGGAACAAAAGTTCCCACCTCATGCGGTTTAAGCGGAGCAGTTTGTGGGAAACATCATCCATGGTTTTAGCATTCTCAAAAGACATCTTGATGTTTTCCTATTTTAGGCAATAATGCCCAAGAAATGGATGAAAAGGTATTAGTAAGCTTCTGTCATGAACTACAAAGATATTGTATACTGAATGCAATTGTTGCAATGCTAACCTGAAATAGGCGGCGCTCGTGATTCAGTAACTCGTCGACGTTTGACAACAATTTTAGTGCACACTGGTAGCTGAGATCTGAATTTGTGAACTGTGATCTTAGTCTCTTCAGAAAACTAGTAGCGTCCTCGAACAAGGATATACCTTTAGTGAATACCTGAACAGGTAAACAGAAACAATCAGCAAAAATCATTGTGCAATTAAAGGCCAGCACTCGCCCCAAGCAAGAGATAATCTTTGTTGCTAACACCATGCATATGAATATACAGGTGCAGTAGAAAATAAACTTACTCCATGGAATTCTTTTTCAAGCCAACCCACTTTTATAAAAATGCTAGGCTCCAGCATCATGGGTGGCAGAGACACTGTGTAAGATGTGACTTGGGAGTAACTGAGCATAGCAACCATGGAGCCTAACCTGCAGGTTGTTAACATGTCGTAAGATTAATCATATATTACTAGAGACAATAACGGCTCTCAAACCATCATCCATGTTTTTTACGTCTCAACACTAGAACCAAGGGACCTTCAAGAGAGCTAACTAAGCCTTAAAACAAGAAAAGTAGGTATAAACTAACCTAGAATATGTGAATGCGAATATTTCGGAAGCCCATATAAATAGAGTAACTCAAAACTTTACTTTAGTACTTGATTAGAATATGTGAAGCTCCAGGTTGAGCAAAATAGAGCAAAAACATACCCAAAGAAGTGAAGAAAGTCCTTGTCCAAAGAGTGGCCGCAGCTACACAATCTATTCAGAAAAGTTTGCTGAGTAAAGCTGAGCTCCAGGAATTTTCCAAATGACAAGCTACGAGCAGCAGTCGATATCAGCACTCGTTTGGTAGATTTCCGGGTCCCATTCTTTGTCTTACACTTTCCACAACGACTCCACATCCAGATTTTTCCTTTTGCCTCACCAGGCAAACATTTTGGCACAGAAATTCGCTTGATTTGGATTGTTAGTTGCTTGTTTTGATGAGCATAATAGTAAAGATGTGCTTCCGGAGTTTCACCGCACGTTCGGCACTGGCTTCTCTGCACCATAAACAGTTGCCTTAAAAAACTTGCCATAAATGTTGTAAAGCTTATTAACATAAGGAACACAGATTAACCTTgacaaaagaacaaaacagcatttaaaaaaaaaagaaaatgacaaaGAACAAGAGTAAAACCTGAATGAACATATCTCGCAGGAATCTATCCAAGCGAACATCAAAGTGCTTGTAAAACTTTATGTGCGAAAAATGACTTTGGTCACACATCATCCCATTGAAAGCATTCCTCTTTGACACTAACACCAATATACTCTGAGATTCCAAGGTGGTCTCAATATCATTCTCAGTTGGCGACCTCTCTCCATCATCTGAATTCGTGTTTACCGGGAGCCCAGGGTCAAGTAACAAAGGTCTTTCATCCTTTTCTGTAGCATCTTCGGCAGATTCCCTTATCGAATCTGTATCCACAGTAACTGGAACTGATTCCGGATTTTCAACTAAGCCAAAATATTTACTTAGCTTGGCGGATAAAGAGGAAAACCCAGTAAAAATAACTGGATTATATGGCTCGTGAGAGAAGACATGATCTCCACCAGAATCCCAGTTTTCAGCTTTCTCACCATCTGATTCCCCATTTATCTGAATAGATCGTTCATCGAATCCATTAGAAAAGGGAATATCAATTGCTTCAAGTGAAGATTTTCCAGGAGAAGGAGATAGTAGAACTTTTTCTGTTTCCATAACACATGATGTAGCTTCCTTTGGAAAGATGGTTGAGAACATTGTTTGCCGATCAGCAAGGAAGGAAGCCTCCAACATTAGATGATATGCAAGGTTAAATGAATCTTGTACTACTTCTTTGACCTTTTTCAACCTTTCACTGTGGCTTCCTTTAAGTAAAATCTGTCACATACCACAATGTCAAAATCAGATAATCAGGGGTACACTGCAAGAAAGTCCAAGGTCAATGTCacaatttcaaattttgaaagatTTGATGTTTTATCCAGTGGAAACTAGGCAGTTATGTGATGTATTGATGTGTTACTCAAGTAAAGATACCATCAAGGACTTATCATAATCCAATATCAATCAAGCACTCACCGTGCAGCCAAGGCGGGTAGGACAACCTTCTAAGAACATCAGCGTTTTAGTTGGCTTCTTCTCAGCTTCGCCCACAGCATTATGCTCCTCCACAATTTTCTCAATGCGAAAGGAATCACAGTGCTTTAACTTCTGACTAGACAGAGATTCCAATGGAATGATTGGTGAACCTATGCATCGAGAAATTCGCTGTAGACGGTGGAGCTTCATGTCAAGCACCAGAGTGACCTTTTGTTCATTAATAGACAATTGGATATCACGCGAAACAGATTTTTCCACCAGCATGATGTCAGGCTTCAACGCGGTTATGATATCAACAACAGGCTTCACATAAACATCTTTGTCCTGTTGgcaaaaaccaaacaaaaagaaatcagATATTACCAAATGAAAGCTTTCAAAATGGTGAATTGGTGATCGCCAAGTTACTGTGCTCCCCACCTTATCCATTGACTGGAGAGAAGAAAAGCCACTTAATGGCTGGCCCAGTACTCCTTCGACTAACATTATTCTAGGATGCTCATACTTGGTAGGCATTTGTTTAAGAGCAGCATGTTTTTTGAAAACAAGGCCTTTAAAAACTTCACTGCAGAGATGAACAATCATTAGGAGAGTACGGTAGAGGGAAATGGAATAAAAAGCATATGCAACGTATAGGCAATCA is part of the Brassica rapa cultivar Chiifu-401-42 chromosome A09, CAAS_Brap_v3.01, whole genome shotgun sequence genome and harbors:
- the LOC103840012 gene encoding probable arabinosyltransferase ARAD1; the protein is MVPKMTSMAVARPLCSHSCLFLAFSLVSIVSLLFFSNSLLSDPNLRISRGTVETGINVFVAELPRSLNYGLLDKYWSSPPDSRIPSDPDHPTRKPNPPKPGKYPENPLIKQYSAEYWMMGDLETPPEKRIGSFAKRVFSESEADVVFVPFFATLSAEMELGNGKGSFRKRSGNEDYQRQRQVVDFLNKTQAWKRSGGRDHVFVLTDPVAMWHVRHEIALSILLVVDFGGWFRLDSKSSSFPERIEHTQVSVIKDVIVPYTHLLPRLDLSRNQRRHSLLYFKGAKQLRQGGLIREKLWDLLVDEHDIVMEEGFPNATGREQSIRGMRNSEFCLHPAGDTPTSCRLFDAIQSLCIPVIVSDNIELPFEGILDYSEFSVFVSVSDALTPKWLANHLRSFSERDKESFRSRMAKVQSVFVYDNGRADGIGPIQPDGAVNHIWKKVQQKVPMVKEAVIRERRKPVGTSVPLRCQCI
- the LOC103840013 gene encoding putative 1-phosphatidylinositol-3-phosphate 5-kinase FAB1D, which translates into the protein MTTTNSLSDSERSLSGECSVDGNSYERGNEDECSSHGSQEDVDSPLKDKKVDRQYTLERKSKSMPSDIQRDIYILGEKSKDNGVESVQFLSDREDDGAEMDAPPIWEPPEPLDPEDELEDAADGDDCCDASKRGSSSLGESKDGSSNQRKFNEENRRAMLAVANSKFNFIVSQLIQSAGFSMEEGESWSEIVARLCWEAASLLKPDIDGKPVDPAEYIKVKCIATGSCNESEVFKGLVFKKHAALKQMPTKYEHPRIMLVEGVLGQPLSGFSSLQSMDKDKDVYVKPVVDIITALKPDIMLVEKSVSRDIQLSINEQKVTLVLDMKLHRLQRISRCIGSPIIPLESLSSQKLKHCDSFRIEKIVEEHNAVGEAEKKPTKTLMFLEGCPTRLGCTILLKGSHSERLKKVKEVVQDSFNLAYHLMLEASFLADRQTMFSTIFPKEATSCVMETEKVLLSPSPGKSSLEAIDIPFSNGFDERSIQINGESDGEKAENWDSGGDHVFSHEPYNPVIFTGFSSLSAKLSKYFGLVENPESVPVTVDTDSIRESAEDATEKDERPLLLDPGLPVNTNSDDGERSPTENDIETTLESQSILVLVSKRNAFNGMMCDQSHFSHIKFYKHFDVRLDRFLRDMFIQRSQCRTCGETPEAHLYYYAHQNKQLTIQIKRISVPKCLPGEAKGKIWMWSRCGKCKTKNGTRKSTKRVLISTAARSLSFGKFLELSFTQQTFLNRLCSCGHSLDKDFLHFFGLGSMVAMLSYSQVTSYTVSLPPMMLEPSIFIKVGWLEKEFHGVFTKGISLFEDATSFLKRLRSQFTNSDLSYQCALKLLSNVDELLNHERRLFQENIKMSFENAKTMDDVSHKLLRLNRMRWELLFQALTWNYRLQSLVLSNRLLPSSGEKKINEEGVETNLETGLTRYENKDKVSDSGSNEGMDEPLVEDKEIPIVGASVGEMEESEDNELQTLSSPGPDTTSPINDHFDTHLAVNIHSANEQELIPDSGDPPDGKVAASNGPHILGWDEWFWLPFEDLRSKPIVDVEKEYLLKFEYVNNFTQDNLHAVNQIITEEGSRLRISLRDEDFIVSDYEDEVSSLIACALAHLSNADNRLPLSRCIHGSLEGFLDKDQDSKQTVDREVSRFASESTSRLEIPPPEVLVTFGSLKSVGKPKYSIVCLYADDFRDLRKRCCSSELDYIASLSRCKPWDAKGGKSKSVFAKTLDDRFIVKEIKKTEYESFVTFAPEYFKYMKDSYDLGNQTCLAKVLGIYQVTVRQPKSGKEIRHDLMVMENLSFGRKITRQYDLKGALHARFTATSANGAEDVLLDQNFVNDMNKSPLYVSKTSKQNLQRAVYNDTAFLTSINVMDYSLLVGVDDESHELVCGIIDYLRQYTWDKQLETWVKSSLVVPKNVQPTVISPIDYKTRFRKFMKTHFLCVPDQWCVQSKESDS